Within Eggerthella timonensis, the genomic segment AAGATCGAACTGCTCGAAGGGCGCGTGCAAGCGGGCGACGTGCCCGCCGATCGGTTAGCGGCATCCGTCGCCTCGTTGGCTGCGCAGGTGGAGCGCCTCGAACGCTACGTGCAGGCCATGAGCGGCCTGCAAAAGCTGGAAGACCGCGCCGTGGTCGCGCACATGGTCGCGTTCGACAACGTGGCCGGCATGGTTAACGATGCCGGCACAGGGCTTGCAGCCTGCGCCGACCGCACGTTCGCCCTATCGGTCAGCCCGCGGTGCGACCGCGAGCGGCCAAGGCTGTGCGTGGATCAGGCCATCGTCGGCGAGGTGGCCGACAACCTGCTGAACAACGCGATGCGGTATGCGTCCTCGCAGGTGGATGCGCGCATCGATGTGCAGGACGGAGCGCTCGTGCTCATCGTGGAGGACGACGGCCCGGGCTTCACGCCCACAGCGCTCGAGCGAGGATGCGCTCCCTTCTTCAGCGAGGTTCCCTCGGCCGAGCACTTCGGGTTGGGTCTGAACATCGCGTCGCTCATGTGCGAAAAGCACGGCGGCAGCCTCGCGCTGCAAAACCGCGAAACGGGAGGGGCGCGGGTGGTCGCGCGATTCTCTTTGGATTTGTGCGCAGACGTAGACAGCCGGTAGATATTTGCTTCGTACCATCGGAAGCGTACCGAACGCACCCGAGAAACGGAGCATCCCATGGAAGACGTCGCCTCCCTGCGCGCCCAGCACGCGCCCCTCGCCGAGGCTGCCGAGATACACCGTACCCCCGACGAGGACCGGCGCTCGCTCGTCAGGAAACGCGCCGCCGTGATCGTCGGGCTGCTGGCGGTGACGGCGGGGCTGGTCGCGCTCTGCGTCACCTACGGCCCCGAGCTGCTTTCGTTCGTGGCCGATGCCCCGCGCTTCCGCGCGTGGGTAGACGAGGCGGGATGGATGAGCCGCATCGTCTTCGTGCTGGCGAACATGGCGCAAGTCGTGTTCGCGTTCTTGCCCGGCGAACCGCTTGAGCTGGGCGCAGGGTACGCGTTCGGCTTCTGGGAAGGCACGCTGTGGTGCCTCGTGGCCAGCGCGCTGGGGACGGCGGCGGTCATGGCGCTCGTGCGCACGTTCGGCATGCGCATCGTCGGCCTGTTCTTCTCGCCCGACAAGATCACCTCGATGCGCTGGCTGCGCGACGCGAGGCGCTTCGAGCTGCTGCTGTTCCTGTGCTTCCTCATCCCCGGCACGCCGAAAGACCTGCTCACCTATGTGGCGGGGCTGGGTTCGAGCTCTATCGGGCGCATCGTCGCCCTCACCACGGTGGGACGCATTCCCTCCATCGTCTCGTCCACGCTGGCCGCAGGCGCCTTCGGCGACGGCAATTACGCGGGCGCAGCGCTCGTGGCGGCGCTCACCGTGGTACTGGCGGCGGCAGGCGTGGTGGCGTACCGGAAGCTGGCGAAGCGCAGCGCCGAGGGAGAGGCTGCGACAGCGTAGGCGCAGCTGTCACGCTGTCGTGTCTCGAGGGTTGGGCGCTCGCATCCTGTTCCGCATCGATTCCGCGTATGATGGGAGCCGACGAAGCGCGGCAACCGTATCGGAGGGAGGCATCGTGAGCATCGGCTACGCATCGAAGACGCTGGCGGTGCCCGCCGCGCGTATGCAATCGGTGGTGCAGCGGCTTGCCACGCCCGAACGCTTGACCCAAGTCATCGACGGCAACTTGCGCGCCCTCGATGCCGCGCTCGACTACCAGGCGAAAAACGGGATCCACCTGTTCCGCGTCAGCTCGGACGTGATCCCCTTCGGCTCGAGCCCCGTGAACGCGCTCGACTGGGTGCGCGACTTCGAGCCGCAGCTGGCTGCGCTCGGACGCAAGGCGCGGCGCCACCGCATCCGACTGAGCATGCACCCGGGGCAATACACGGTGTTGAACTCGCCCGACGCCGACGTGGTGGAGCGCGCGAAACTCGATCTGGCGTACCATGCGGCGTTTCTCGACGCGCTCGAGATGGACGCAACCGCCAAGATCGTCCTACATGTAGGAGGCGCGTACGGCGACAAGCTGCGCTCGCTCGAACGGTTCGCCAGCGCATACGGCACGCTCCCCTCCGCCGTGCGCCGACGACTCGTCATCGAGAACGACGATCGGCTCTTCACCGCACAAGACGTGCTCTCGCTCAGCCGCACCACCGGGGCACCCATGGTGTTCGACATCCTCCACCACGAGCTGCACCACGAGCCCGACGCGCCGGACTGGCGCACGCTGCTGGACGCGGCGGCCGCAACCTGGAAGCCCGAGGACGGCGTGCAGAAAATGCACTATGCCCAGCAAGCCCCCGGTCGCAGGCTGGGCAGCCACACCGACTCCATCGAGCTGGAACCCTTCCTCGCGTTCTACCGAGAACTCGAAGCGCACCGAACCGACGCGGGAAGCGCGGGGGACGAAAGCGGCGCATGTTTCGGCATGCCCGACATCATGCTCGAAGTGAAGGACAAGAACCTCTCGGCCCTCAAGTGCATCCTGAGCACAAGCGAACGCGGCCGTTTCGCCGAACTCGAACGGGAGTGGGCACGCTACAAATACGCGGTGCTCGAGCACGACCAGACCGCTTACCTGGCCTTGCGCACACTGCTCAAGGACAAGCGCACGTGGCCGGCCATCCCGTTCTATGAAACGGTCGAACGTGCGCTCGCAAAGCCGGTGGAGCCCGGATCGTTTCGCAACGCCGCCCAGCACGTGTGGGGTTACCTGTCGGGCCACGCCACCCCGCGCGAGCGAGCGTCGTTCGAGCGCCTCATGGCGCAAGGCAACCAGCGCGCGGCGAAACGCAAGCTGCACGCGCTCGCCGAGAAGTACGACCAGGCCTATCTGCTGGAGTCCTACTATTTCATCGAATCCCCTTCTCTTTCGATTTAACGTGTATTTATTGAGAACTATTCTCAATAATAACCCTATCGTAATACATCAACCCTGATAATCGGAGTATCATATCGAGCAGGAGAAGAGCGTTACACCGTTATACGAAAGAGAGGGACCTTATGCCCAGTTTCCCCAACCCGTTCGCCGGCAACGTCGATCGCAAGATGACGAATGCCGAGCTCATGCAGGCGCTTCGCATCGACATCGCCGGCGAGCTTGAAGCCATCTTCCTGTACGACGCCCACTACCAGGCCACCGACGATCCCGCCGCCAAGGCCGTGCTCGCCGACATCCGCGACGAGGAGAAGGCTCACATGGGCGAGCTCATCACGCTGATGCGCCACCTCGATCCCACGGAGACGGAGTTCTTCCTGGAGGGCGAAGGCGAAGTGCAGGAGAAGCTGGCCGAGCTCGGCATCAAGACCGACGGCGAGATCGCCCCGGCGCCGGCCGAGCCCGCCCCCGCTCCCACCGTCGGCGACCTGTCCTAACCGTTTCCGCTGATGGAGGACGAATGTTTCACGTGAAACATTCGTTCGTGCGCCATGGTTCGCACGAACTGCCCCCCATCGCAGCGCCCCGTTTGAAAGGAGTCCCCCATGGACTACCTCGCTCGTGAATCAGCCGACCTCTCGGTCGAGCTGTGGAACCGCATCGACGACACCGTTATCGGAACGGCTCGCAACCAGCTGACCTGCCGCCGCTTCCTCAAGGTGTTCGGCCCGCTCGGCGCCGGCGTGACCACGGTGGCCGTCGACGGCGTGAACAAGGAAGAGGTGCTCGAGGACGGCATCGGCCGCATCGTCGGCCGCACGCAGCTTGAGCTGCCGCTGTTCTACGAAGACTTCACCCTGCTCAGCCGCGACATGGAGTACGCCGCCCAAACCGGCTACCCGCTCGACCTCTCGGTGGCCATCGCCGCCGCGAAGAAGGCATCGCGTCGCGAAGACGACCTCATCCTCAACGGCAACAAGGCCCTCGGCGCCGACGGCCTGCTCACCGTGAAGGGTTCGGCGAAGATCAAGAAGGGCGACTGGGCCCAGGGCGAGAACAGCTTCTCCGACGTCACCGCCGGCGTGGCGCAGCTGGCCAAAACCGGCTACCTCGGCCGCTACGCCCTCGTGGTATCGCCCGACCTGTTCCTCGACTTGCAGCGCCTGCAGCCGAACACCGGCCTGCTGGAAATCGACCGCATCAAGAAGCTCATCGGCGACAACGTGTACATGACCAGCGTCATGGGTCCCGGCAAGGCCGTGCTCGTGTGCGCCGAGCCCGAGTACCTCGACCTCGCCGTCGGCCTGGACCTGTCGGTAGGCTACCTGGAGCTCGCGGACTTCAACCACACGTTCCGCATCATGGAGACGGCCGCCCTGCGTATCAAGGACCCCGCATCCATCGTGGTGTTCGCGTAACGCGAAGCACGCACGCCGCGCATTTCACGGACGGTTCGCACCGAGCGCGAACCGTCCGTTTTTGTTGTAACGTTAACTCAATTCATCGTTCTGCATCTAATAGAGTTAATAATATAGTACAATTTTAACTCTATTAGAGCATATTGATCGATATGAGTTAAAGAAGGAAACACATGACGTATCGCGATTTAAGGAAAATCTTCCACGGCTATCCCGAATCGTACGCCACCGAATACGAAGCCAGATTCAATTCCGATCAGTCGCATAAAATCGGCTTCGACGTATCCGGAAGCCCTGCGTTCTTCGTCATGACTCCGGAAATCTACCAGGCAGCAATCACTGCTGCAAAAATCGATAAAGACATCTACCGGCTCATTCTCTCTTTGCCTGGAAAAGCGATACAAAGCTACCGAGAATCGAACCTTATTGACGAGATCGTTATCACCAACGAAATCGAAGGCGTACGATCCACACGGCGCGAAATCGGAGATGTCCTCGAACGATTGGAAGAAAACGACAAGCGCGGACGATTCCACGGTCTTGTTCAAAAGTACCAAATGCTCAGTCGCGAGGAAGACATACCCATACGCATCTGCGAAGACGTCAGGAGCATATACGATGACTTGGTCTTGGACGAAGTCACGCGCGACAATCCAGATCACGTTCCCGACGGAAACCTCTTTAGAAGAGGCCCTGTATCGGTATGCGATGCCACCGGAATCCCCATCCACAAGGGAATGGAGCCCGAATCGAAAATCACGCTTTGCCTCGAAAAAGCGCTGAACATCCTAAACAATACGGATATCGAGCCCATCGCTCGCGTATCGCTGTTCCACTTCCTTTTCGGCTATATCCACCCCTTTTACGACGGAAACGGCAGGACAAACAGATTTATCAGCAGCTACGTCTTGTCGAAAGAGTACGAGCCGTTAATCGGATTCCGACTTTCCTATGCCGTAAAACAGGATATCGAGAAATACTATAAGGGCTACACTGTCTGCGAGCACCCTTTGAACAAGGGCGATCTGACTCCGTTCGTAATAGCGTTTTCGGAAATAATCGTTTCTGCCATGGAAAGCATGCGCAACTCTCTCAGGGAGCTTCGAAACATGCTCGAGCAGGGCGAGAAGATGGCTGAGATCGTGTTTGCGAGTGATGAGAAGGCCATCGAAATCGCCAGCGTTCTTGTGACCGCCGCGCTGTTCGCATTCAACGGCATCACCATGGCAGAGCTCACCTTCACGTTCGACGCGTCAAGGCAGACAATGTACAAGAGACTCGCACCCTTCAAGGAACGCGGCGTGCTCATCGCGCAAAAGGAAGGGCGAAAAACGTACTACCGAATGGACATGGATGCTCTCAAGCAGCTCGCCGATCAGCAGTAACAGGTCGGCAGCTTTTCCTACACCTTCTCCTCATTCTTTTGCCGATGGCGGATGAGGAGGTTGCGCCAGACCACGTAGGCTCCCAGCGCGAAGGCGCCCAGGTAGCCCAGCACGCCGAGCAGGGGGACGCCCAGCAGTTGGGGATGCATGTTCGTGGTGGCCAGCAGGCTGGAGCCGATGAACAGGCCGGCGGAGATGAGCGCCATGGCCACGGTGCCGCTGACGGAGTAGAGCGCGGCGATGGCGTCGTTGGGGATGCCGAGGTCGGCCCCGACGCGGATCTGACCGCGATTCACCATGTCGAGGGTATGGGACGTTTGGGTGGGCAGGTGCACCGCGGCTTCGGCCGACGATAGGGCGCTCGAGGCAAGTTCGCGCGCTTTCGTCTCGACCGACGCCCACGTGCGCGCACGTTTTTTCACGTGCTCGCTGATGATGCCGATAACGCTCGTGTCGGGCGCGATGTCCACGAGCACGCCTTCGATGGTGACCATGCCGCGCGCCAGCAGCGTGAACGACGGCGGTAGGGCCAGGTTCTGCGACCGCAGCACGCCGAACACGTCCATGAGCGCCGATCCCACGTTGATGTCGGCCAGGTTCACCGTGGTGTACGACACCAGCAGGTTGCCCAGCTGGCTGAGCAGCCGACCATGATCGACCGACCCTTCTGCGCGTGCGGCGCCCAGCAGCGCCTCCATGAGCGCGTAGGCGTCGTTCTCGGCCACCGCGCGGAACATGCGCCCGATGAGCGCGCGCTCGAGCGCCGACAGTTCGCCCACCATGCCGAGGTCGATCCACACGATGTCGTCGCCGCGCACGAGGATGTTGCCGGGGTGCGGGTCGGCGTGGAAGAAGCCGTTGTCCACGATCTGCGTCACGTAGCTTTCGGCGAGGCGTTGGCCCAGCTTCGCCGGGTCGATCCCCCGCTGCCGCAGGGCGCGAACGTCGTTGATCATGGGGCCCTCGACGAAGTCCATGACCAGCACGTCGTCCGAGCTCATGTGCGGATACGGTCGCGGGCTTTCCACACCGGGCTGGTCGCTGAGGAACTGGCGAAACCGCACGAGGTTGTGTTGCTCGATGCAGAAATCGAGTTCCTGATGCGTGGTGCGCTCGAGCTCGGCGACCAGGTCGTCGAGGGACAGCTTGATGCCGTCGGTCGCGCGCGTCAGGCCCACGAGCGCGACGGCTTGGCGGATGAGCGCCAGGTCCTGCGTCATCTGCTCGACCACGTTCGGTCGGCGCACCTTGATGGCCACGTACGACCCCGGGGACGGGGCGTCGGGCGGCAGCGGCGCGGCAGGGGTGCCGCCGCCCGCTCCCGCATCGCCCACCGCGTGCGGCGCGAGGCGCGCCTTGTGCACCTGCGCGATGGAGGCCGATCCCAACGGCCGCTCTTCGATGCACGAGAACGTCTCTTGCCACGGATGGCCAAGCGACGCTTCGATGGTGCTGATCACGGTTGAGAACGGCATGGGCGGCACGTCGGCGCGCAGGCGCTTGAACGCGTCGGCGTACGCGGGGGGAATCACGTCGCTGCGATTCGCTGCGATCTGCCCCATCTTCACGAACGTGGGGCCGAGGTCCTCCAGCAAGCTGGTCGCCTCCTGCGGCGTGAGCCCCGACAGCACGCGATGATGCCGCAGGATGCGCTCGATCTCGCGCAGACGCTTTCCCGAGCCGGAGCCCTTGTCGCGCCGCGCTTCCACGGCCACCTGCGCCACCTCTTTCAGCGTGGGCATCCCGCACCTCCTCGATCGCCTGCTCAACCGCCGTCTTCGACAGCCCAGCGTAGCATGGCGCATCTGCGGGAACGCCCCCGTCGCCCAACGGTCACCGAGCGGATGGCGAACCGGCACGGCGGGGCATTGCGAGCCGAATCGACCGCACGGCAACCGATCGCTCCGAGGTGCCGAATGTGGCAAAAATATCGAGTTAAGTAAATATTAGACGAGACTCACTTCGAAAAGGGAGGCCCTGCGTAAAAGCCGACCAGGCATTATGCGAAGATACGCGGACCGTGTGTTCGCTTTCCGGAGCATCTGATTTACCCACCCCCAAATTCCTGCCAAATTTCGCACTGCCGGCGACCAGATGCAGCACATAGCGAGACCGCCCGGCTTGCGCAAGCCGGGGCGGCACCATGAAGGGGACGCGGCGCGGAGGGAGGGGAAGCGCTCGCGTCTCAACGAGTTGGTTGAGCGGTCGGCGCCGCGCCCTCACAGGACGCGGCGCCGCAAGCGTTTTATGCGTCGATTGTCTCGACCGCGTACTGACCGGCCAGACGGCCGCCGCAGTACGCGCACATGAGCGAGTAGCCCTCGTAGTCGCAGTACGGCGCGCTCATCAGCGTGCCGTTGTCGGCGCCGGCCACGTACAGGCCAGGAATGGCCACGCCCTCGCCGTCGATGGCCTGCAGGCGGTCGTTCGTGCGGATGCCGCCGATGGTCACCCACGCGCTGGGCTCGTACTGGAAGGCGTAGAACGGTCCCGTGGTCACCGGCTGCAGGAAGCAGGCCGGCTTGTAGAACTGCTCGTCCTTGCCATCGGCGCAGTAGCCGTTGTACTCGTCGAGCGTCTCTACCAGCTCAGGCGCCTCGATGGCCTCGGCGAGCGCCTCGATGCTGTCGGCCTTGAAGGCCCAGCCGGCGTTCACGGCCTCGTCGATGCTGCCCTGGACGTTCTCCAGCGGCTTGCCCTTCAGCGTCATCATGCCGGTGCGCCAGTTCTCCTCGTCGGCGCCGCACAGCGTCCACGCGTCGGTGCCCGCGTTCAGGCCGTCGACGTACGCCTGGTCGACCACCGCGTAGTACTTGCCGCCCACGAGCGAGATGGCCCCGCCCAGCGCCAGCGGCAAGTTCGCGAACTTGCCCTCGTTCGAGAAGCGGCGTCCCTGGTTGTTCACGAGCAGCGTGCCGTAGATGCCGATGGTGAACGCGGCGCTCTTGCGGTCGTACAGGCCGTCGGCTTTCTGGTTCGAGCCGGTGAACTCGTTGCCCGCGATGCCCCACTGCGTGGACAGCTGGCCGCCCGCAGCCTGCACCATGTCGATGCCCTCGCCCACGGACAGCACGTTGCCCAGCGGGTTCACGAAGGTGCCAAACTTCTCGCGCATCATGTCGACGTTGCCCAGGAAGCCGCCGGTGGCCACGATGACCGCCTTCGCCTTCACGTCGATCACGCCGTCGCCCTCGCACTGCACGCCCGTGCAGGTGCCATCCTCCATGATGAGACGCTTGCCCGCCGTGTTGAACAGGAACTCGCCGCCTTTGCTTTCAACGAACTCCTGCAGCGGTTTCATGCGCTCCTCGCCGCGCACCTGCGCGTCGGTGTCGCCCTGGAAGTTCGCGCGCACGGAGGCGTGGCCCGCGCCGTAGTTGTCGGGACGCATGCCCGTTGGCACGCCGAAGTCGTCGGTGAACTGGTCCACCGTCTCGCCCGAGATGGCGACGGCCGCCTTGATTGCCGCAGCGTTCGTGGACCAGTGGGCGTACTCCATGATATGGTTGAACGCCTCTTCCACCGTGAACTCGACGCCGGCTTCCTGCTGCAGCTTCGAGCCCACCATAAAAGGGCCGCCCGCCAGCGAGCCGTTCGCCACGCCCACGTTGCCGCCCTTCTCGATGACGACGACGCTCTTGCCGGCGCGCACGGCCTCGACCGCAGCCCACAGGCCCGCGCCGCCCGCGCCCACGATGGCGATGTCGCACTCCTTCGTCTGGTCGGCCGTCTGCATCGTGGAAGCCGCGTCGTCGGCGTTCTTCGCATCGGCGTTCGCGCTGCTCGCCGCTTGCGGGGCGCACCCGGCAAGCGCAGCCGCGCCGCCAAGGGCCGCTACGCCGCCCAGCGTCAGGAAGCTTCGACGAGAAAGGCCGCTCTTCATTGCGTTCATGTGAATCCCTCCTAGAGATCTACGATGCACCTGCCCGGAGGCCCGGTGCCGCGCCCTCCCGAGGCGCTGGAGCAAGCATGCCCTGCATCAGGCGGTTTGTCGCGGGTGAACTGCGCAGCGCAGGGGTGAATCCGCGTTCACCCCTGCGTTCACCCCTGGTACAATGGCACGACGAACAGGAGGTTTCGATGAAGTCAAGCGATGTGGTGCGCGCGTTGGCACCCGCAGACCAAGCCGGTGACGACGAACCGTTGTCCGCGCTGATGTATCCGCTGCGGTTCTTGGGGATGGGTTTGCTCATCGCCTGGCTGTGCTGCACGCACGTTGCGACCATCTTTCCGGGTGGCGTGTTCGACCCTGCGCTGCGTACGGCGTTCGATACCGGTATGCGCATCGGCGACATCGGCACATTCCTCGTGTTCGCCTTACTCGCGCCTCGTATCGGCCGGCTGAGCCGACGCAAAGCATTCTCGTGGACGGCAGTCGCGCTCACGGCGATCGGCACCGCTGCCGTGGGCCTCGTGCTCATCCCCGGTCAGGCCGGCGAAGCGTTCATCATCCCCGTGAGCATCGTCACCGCCGTAGGCGGAGCAGTGTTATTCTGCCTGTGGGCCGAAGCGTACAGCCAGATGGGAGCCACGCGTACGCTCATGTACGGCGCGCTGTCCTGTATTGCAGCCGCCGCAGCGTCGTTTGTGATCGGCACGATGGAGGCGCCGTTCGGCGTCATCGCAACCGCGGCCCTACCCCTCGCGTCGCTCGCGTGCGCGCAGCTGAGCTTCCGCCTGCTGCCCGCCGAGCGCTCCGTACCGAAAGGCGTGCGATACCCTATCCCCTGGAAGCTCATCGTCATCATGGCCATTGCCGGCCTGCTGTCCAGCTTCTCGGGAGCTTTCCTCTCGGCAACGGAGTACGTCGGAGCCATCCACCGCGTTGCGGCTACCGGCATTGTCGGCATCGTCATCCTCGTAATGGCCATCGCCAAGCGCGATCGTTTCGACGCGCGTTTTCTGGCGAAGGTAGGGCTGCCGGTTTCCATCGTCGCGTTCGCCATCGTCCCCTTCGTCGCACCCATGCAAGGATACGTCGTGTCCGTGCTCATGCGATTCGCCTACGTGTGGTTCACGTTCTTTGTGCTGCTTATGCTGGCGAACATCTGCTATCGCTTCGAGGTTCCCAGCCTACGGCTGTTCGCCATCGCACGCGCGTCGAGCGAGACCGCGTTATTCGCGGGCATCATGGTGCGCCGCGCTCTGTGGCAGACTGATCTGCTGACCGATCCGATGACGCTCGTGGGGTTTGCGCTCGCCGGCATCGTGTTGGTGCTGGTATGCGTGGTCATCTGGATGAGCGAGAAGTCCGTGAACGGCGACTGGGGAGCGTCGGGGCTGTCGCTGGCCGACCGGCTGCACGTGCCGGGGCCGCGCGAGCGGTTCATGACGCGCTGCGACGACCTGGCCGTGCGCTACGAGCTGACCGCGCGCGAGGCCGAAATCATGGGCCTGATAGCGCAGCGGAAGAGCCGGGCCGAGATCGAGCAGGAACTGTTTTTGTCGCAGAACACGGTGAAGACGCACGTGCGACACCTGTACGCGAAGCTGGGCGCGCACTCCAAAGCCGACGTCATCGCGCTGTTCGAGGAGTAAGCGGGCTTTCGCAGAGGCGGAGCGGACGCGCGCATGCTATGATGCTGCGCTATGGCTCACATCGTGAAACATACCTCGCACCCGCTCTGGATGTACAAAGCGTTCCTCCTGGTGGCAGCCGCCATCTGGGGTCTGGGAACCGTCGTCATCAAGTCGACCGTCGACGAGTTCCCACCTGCATGGCTCGTAGGCGTGCGCTTCACCGCGGCCGGCATCCTCTTGGGCATCATCATGCTCCCACGGTTTCGTCGCGTTCTCGACCTCGATCACCTGAAGAAGGGCGCCGTCCTGGGCGTGTTCCTGTTCCTGTCGTACTGGGCGAACTCGACGGGCCTCACCGACACCACCGCCTCGAACAGCTCGTTCCTCACGTCACTGTACTGCGTGATCATCCCGTTCTTGGGGTGGGCGCTGCGCGGGCCGCGCCCGACGCGCTTCAACATCGCCGCCGCGCTTGTATGCGTGGCCGGCGTGGGCTGCGTGTCGTTCGCGGGGATGTCGGGATTCTCGCTGCGCTTCGGCGACTTCATCACGCTGCTGTCGGCGCTCTTCCTCAGCCTGCACGTGCTGTACACCGCGAAGTACGCGCGCGGGCGCGACATGACGCTGCTCACCGTCGTGCAGTTCCTCGTGGCCGGCGTGCTGGGATTCGCAGCCGGGCTCGCGTTCGAGCCGATGCCCGCGTTCGCCAGCCTGGGACTCGATACCTGGATGAGCCTGGGGTACCTGGCCGTGTTCGCCTCATGCATCGCGCTGCTTTTGCAGAACTTCGCGGTCGCCCACGTCGACCCCGCGCCTGCGTCCCTGTTCCTGGCCACCGAGTCGGTGTTCGGCGTGACGTTCTCGGTGCTGTTTTTAGGCGAGATCCTCACCGGCCCGCTGTTCGCCGGCTTCGCCCTCATCTTCGTCGGTATCGTGATCAGCGAATACCTTCCCTTGCGCGCCGAGAAGAAGCGCCAGGGAGCGGAAGGCCTCCTGATCGAAGACGATCCCGAACGAGAAACGTAGCCCTCCCCGTCGCTGCGGCCGATCCGGCTGCCGGGCGCGCCACGGCGCCCCCTTCGCGGTACCCCCCTTCGCCGAGCCCTTCTCGTAGAGCCCCCTTCGCAGTGCCCCCTTCGCCGAGCCCTCCCCGCCAACCCTCCTCCCTCGGATGTTTCACGTAGCCCTCCCCGCCAACCCTCCTCCCTCGGATGTTTCACGTGAAACATCCGACGTTGCGCGATGCCGCCGTCAAACGACGGTGAAAACCCGCTGGATTTCGCGGCAAAGCACGTATAAACCGCGCTGGATCCGGAGGCAACCCGCGTGGAATCCGCGTGGGAAACCCGTTGGATGCGCGTAAGATCGAGAAAGCTCTGCGCTGGATGTGCGCCATCTGCGCATAAGACGGGGTCGTTATACTGGGAAGCACGAACCCGCCAGGCGGGGAGGATCGCACCCTCTTTACATCCATTTCCGATTCTAGACAACGGAAGGGGGTGTCCTCTATGAATGGTATATT encodes:
- a CDS encoding DMT family transporter; amino-acid sequence: MAHIVKHTSHPLWMYKAFLLVAAAIWGLGTVVIKSTVDEFPPAWLVGVRFTAAGILLGIIMLPRFRRVLDLDHLKKGAVLGVFLFLSYWANSTGLTDTTASNSSFLTSLYCVIIPFLGWALRGPRPTRFNIAAALVCVAGVGCVSFAGMSGFSLRFGDFITLLSALFLSLHVLYTAKYARGRDMTLLTVVQFLVAGVLGFAAGLAFEPMPAFASLGLDTWMSLGYLAVFASCIALLLQNFAVAHVDPAPASLFLATESVFGVTFSVLFLGEILTGPLFAGFALIFVGIVISEYLPLRAEKKRQGAEGLLIEDDPERET
- a CDS encoding helix-turn-helix transcriptional regulator; protein product: MKSSDVVRALAPADQAGDDEPLSALMYPLRFLGMGLLIAWLCCTHVATIFPGGVFDPALRTAFDTGMRIGDIGTFLVFALLAPRIGRLSRRKAFSWTAVALTAIGTAAVGLVLIPGQAGEAFIIPVSIVTAVGGAVLFCLWAEAYSQMGATRTLMYGALSCIAAAAASFVIGTMEAPFGVIATAALPLASLACAQLSFRLLPAERSVPKGVRYPIPWKLIVIMAIAGLLSSFSGAFLSATEYVGAIHRVAATGIVGIVILVMAIAKRDRFDARFLAKVGLPVSIVAFAIVPFVAPMQGYVVSVLMRFAYVWFTFFVLLMLANICYRFEVPSLRLFAIARASSETALFAGIMVRRALWQTDLLTDPMTLVGFALAGIVLVLVCVVIWMSEKSVNGDWGASGLSLADRLHVPGPRERFMTRCDDLAVRYELTAREAEIMGLIAQRKSRAEIEQELFLSQNTVKTHVRHLYAKLGAHSKADVIALFEE